The window gatggtccaacaaaattctgccgcctagttttaatgtttcagtgcccccgcagccgcgcggcgccgtgccgcgactgggtttgaggaagggccccctcggccccagcgaggacgacatgtgcacggcgagccggagccctcctcccggcctaggctgatgtgcggcgcacgacctgctacttgcccgcagcctgtatatgttcaccgcgggcgcggcgtgcttcaacacctccgctcccctcatagtgcgggcgagtggtatctcagggtacttgaggggtccgagcggcctcctttggacgcaagccgcaacggccggtctggccatccaacttcatcaacatcaactacatgaacagttactataagcgatgactacacttgggaattcaacagcaatatttggtggacattgcaaaatttttcatcacttttaagtattaaaagtttatcttcagaattctacttttacaaacataaagactgtacttcacctgcaacaacaaaattttgaaactgaatcaaaccaaattaagaaaatcttataaatttttttttggcaattaatctccatatctacatcaaaacttggaccttgttttcaaacaatttcatgtgtcaccccgggaggaacttttggggggggggaggtctgtaccgggcggtacacctccacaccgctgatttaaaatgtgcgcctgttgaaactcctctgctggaggaagtctgaactttacggacagtattaattttcaagtttctcagaagatatctctacctgtaaattttggagtttttgaactgtgtcattttcgacgtatttttgttttgcttgtagtaagaagtgtgaactttctcttctagaggacactactgaagatcaacaatagtgcaccctagtgcggagtgaaagaactattttttggagaagttcttatttcaaaagtttgtttcttgttaaatttctttctgttattgtttaagttggctgtatacccctctttttccccttgttttagatttatccaatcccgaatttctttgagtaatttccgaccaatccgatgtatcttccaccaacttggatatgtttctctaccctagccaataaagtgattgtgggcgggtgttctcattcccctaacgcctagaaccttccgcgagagtatttaaactgctgatttttgggtctccgggccacttctgttccatctttcagtgtgtaaagtacatagcagggggcgggaagcgcctctttcttctccagctgttctacaccaggtaatggcctcttaataatttcttttcttgctaggtcggcagtttaactctcggagcgggttcgaagcgtttccaccatgtaaccttttcctaaaatgtaaccaatcttttcatctattctcttttaaagctgcatattgggatagagagtgctaaccctctcgagctcccactcacattgttttgaggtgaacttattttctcaacctattcttcgttaacgtaaaacaaattgctcttttctaaagtcacctctgtagtatgggattagcccttgcattagtggcctagagccagattaggttttaaaaacaagtgtattaggagtgcaggtcgcctcctctcaaattgttattttagaggtcatgtaattgtcccttttcatttaatagacctcagtaggttgggtattttacccctgtgtctatgtccagtgaggacaactcgaaggtggagtttggtgtggcctttgagaggcttaaagttgagagcgagtggctcttttgaaaattgagtgttgtatgcctcgtggaggcttttcagtgtaatttggagcaaggactcctaggcatgaatggggttttctgcccctctgttgaaacttgtgtttggggtaaaactgagctgattgcccaagcattgtgaagtcagggcgcgaagcccaaatcctgtaaatattgtaactaccctttgaacttgctactttgtacctgccatgcttgttatttctttgtttttgaaaagaaaatataaccttgttaaattttacattaactttgattccgtagtttgagacccgttcacgcccgcaccttctttcacctctacctaccactaaaacacggtaacaaaattaATAacacaatttaaagaaaaaacttgAACGGAAAGTGGAACATTAACCGACGCTAATGTCAGACCTGATAATATTCATCGAGCGGAGGCGCGTGTTATGGTTGTGGGGCCAGCTCTACATTCACAAGGtgactgggttcgaacctcaccgtcggctgtcctgacaagagttgtctgtggtttctcattttcacttccaaacaaatgccgggacagtgccTGTTCATAGGCTACAGCTGACtctttccatctccttacccactttcgttcatttcatctctattagctcctcaactgaggttggcatcaaaGATGGGATCCGGCCATAAAAACAGGCCATTAAATATCATTCCACTTCATCCTCGACCCCGTAACGGAACTGAGGGACCACATACACAATGTCAAACTAAACTGGTATCTGCGCTCGGATGCCATTAAGCAATCTACCTTGAAATTTGGTGACATAACCGATGAGCTTCGAGAAGATCACTTACAACAAATTAGCTGCCGTTTCCACTGCGAGGTCCCGAAATTGCCGAAATTGAAGCTGGGAACGTACGTGGCcagacaatactactactactactactactactactactgctgctgctgctaaaatgttttcatttctcccctgaagggggatgcgggcctcttaaacggtgctgccgtctctcaggcagggagatttgctaggtgaaggagattttcggagaaggtgagggggttggtggccgtggcctatactaggagctgttccggcattcgccttagtgcaggagaatggaaaatcacggaaaaccattctcaggacagccgacggttggggccagccgtgaggtccagcccggtcccgtctcccgaatgcagagccgtagagccacggtagagccgtggccacttaagggcagagacccactctgcgtcTACCGACCCCAGACAATAACGCGGCGCAACTGGACATCCCTGCATCACTGACGAGCTATGTGGAGTATGTGCGAATAGTTTTCTGCCCGCTTGGCTGGATTGCCTGTAGTAAAGGCCGTACAATCCAACCTTATTGCTTATAATCGTAATTCAGGGGTTTATTTCGGGGCATTCCAGTGGAAACATGCAGCTGTTTTACTGCGCCTGGTCTTCTTTTAGCACATCAGCTACATCATCAACATTACAAGGTAGATTTCGACACGAAGGGTGTGTGACACTTTCCTTGTGAGCTTATACAAAGGAAAGCCATCTTAACCTGACTGTTTCATATTTTACAGAGTGACTTGGCTATACGACACAAGCTCAGCTACAACTCGAATTCGGCATTTGATGAGTTCGAACGCCCCGTCAGCGGCCTGGAAGATGAtgtacgtggttttccatttttacaccagggaaatgtcGGGCCACTATCTTCCCAGTTCTTATTCCAGCGTCGTCGAAAATCTGCCTGTGTTTGAGTGACACGCTCACGCTTCCTCGTCTTATAGACTCTTCCAGGCATTAACATGTCTCTGAGCTTCCGGTTCATTGCCACTCAGTAGGGATGGCAACTTGCGCACGTTGCTTCTTTCTCTTTCAACATGTATCAATTCATTCAATtgtattttacattttctagaACATTTCTTAAATATATGTTACCTTCGAAATGAGCAAAAAACTGATAACGCatgaaatcagaatttttctcgcgattccttgaaaatgaaaacctacaacctgttttctagtctttgaccggggcagggatgtaatgaatgaaccatataggctattattacaatggggtcgccactcccaacgtgTCGCGATTCCTTATATACTTATAATTAAACATTATCCCTTGTATTTCTGTGTTTTCATTGATGCAGTTACATTTATTCATGATTTATCTGAACCATACGGACGTAACTTTTCAATTAGGATATTCCACAAGCAATGGTTGAGATTCGAACTTCGGTCCCATTGGTGAAAAGCCCGTGGTGTTGTCACTCGTATATcataacccattattattattattattattattattattattattattattattattatttattaagaaatGTTGGTCCTGCATCCACAATATTCCACAATATTCCAATAACCTTTCAAGTAGGATAAGTAACATTAAAAGGAAATTCACTAATTATCCTGGGACACATTTCCTGATTGTTGGCAGTATTTGATgctggtcccgcggtgtagggatagcgtgcctgcctcttacccggaggccctgggttcgattcccggttaggtcaCTTGATTCTGGGGctaattcgaggtccactcagccagcgtgattacaattcaggagctatctgacggtgagataccggcttcggtctagaaagccaagaataatggccgagaggattcgtcgtgctgaccacatgacacctcgtgatctgaacagcggtcgattggtaggctacggcccttcggggctcttgcgccatgggtttGTTTTGGTAGTATCTGACGCTTCAATGTAAAAGGTTTGCTTGTTTCACTAACGTAACACTGATTAGTATGTCGTATCTGCTCTATGGTAAAGTTGTGAATTTTTATTGCAAAAACTATTTTGTGCAAAGTGAACTTCAAACGTTCCTATTTAAGTTTGTGTTGCATTTTTTCCCACCGGTAACCTGTGTTTCACGTTTCTTTTTATTGGCACAGATTGTCACTAtattaattacaaaaataatagGAAGAAATAGTAAATGCACTAGGCGTGATAAATGTATCACTAATTATTGTCATATGTGCATGATAGCCGAATGGTATCGCCACCGGCTTTTCACCAAGGAGGTTGCGTTTCGAACCCCTGCGAATGCACATAAAAGATGTATAACGAAAAATTTCGTCCCTGTGCTTCattttccacgtaaaactggacatCCTGTGACATAAAAACCAAATTCGTACCACTAATGATGTGGACGTTCTCATTCTACATACAAGTATTCGCCTGGAGTCTACGTTTGAAACGTAACTGAGAAAACCACATTAAAATACGGAATGTCAAATTGTTTCAACAGCTTTATTTAGATGAGTGATGTTATTAAACACAGTGTGCTTTCGCTTTCTAGATTGGTGAAACTCGTTATATTTGATTTCAATTTTATatattataatactaataataataataataataataataataataataataataataataataataatgatgatgatcagtCGGTAAACCTCCTCATCCGTTTTATGGGGGACAGTGACTTGTTTTGTCGAGGTCAAAAGTGAAGTgcttatttgttttttgtttttaagttTTCCTTTATTGTTAACTATACTTGTAATTTTTGACTGTGTTTTTGGCTAGATTTTTGTATGTTTTAACATGTTTGAACTTTTAAGCTGAATAAAATACTGTATTCCACTTCAAAGGCAGTGCATTgttctatttcatcatcatcatcatcatgaccatctgtttaccctccaggttcggtttttcccccggacttagcgagggatcccacctctaccgcctcaagggcagtgtcctggagcttcagactcttggtcgggggatacaactggggagtatgaccagtacctcgcccaggcgacctcacctgctatgctggacagggaccttgtggagggatgggaaggttggaagggataggcaaggaacagggaaggaagcggccgtggccttaagttaggtaccatcccggcattcgcctggaggagaagtgggaaaccacggaaaaccacttcgaggatggctgaggtgggaatcgaacccacctctactcagttgacctcccgaggctgagtggaccccgttccagccctcgtaccacttttcaaatttcgtggcagagccgggaatcgaacccgggcctccgggggtggcagctaatcacgctaaccactacaccacagaggcggacgttctatttcataacataaatcttttcattagaaaataaggcattgcaaattagatccactgactatTTTAGGttcataatcattttcttcatcattatcATTAAAAAATCTTAATCAGTGCGTACATTTTAAATGTTATGCTGTTATTCCATTTCGTTTCATCTCATACCATCAGGAGTCGATGATCAAGATGTTAAACCCCTTCAAACAACACGCATCATAAtggccgtcatcatcatcatcatcatcatcatcatcatcatcatcgcgatcattattaataataatgttactgtttttaagtCCCGCTaacttcttacggttttcggagacgctgaggtgctaaaATGTTGTCTCGAAAGAATCCTTTTCcgtcccggtaaatctaccgacaccctCAAAGCGTGTAACAGAAACTTTTTCGTATGTTATATCTTTAAGCATTCGGTCTCCAAGTCTATGCGAATGAATTATAATTAAGCGCCTCAAAGTCCTCTATTTTAAGGTGATCAGACGTCCCGTTTTCAGCCTGTTATCGTGGTGCCCCGATAGGTTTTGTTGGGACGATTATTTGTCCCGTTTTCAACCTGCTCTCTCGGTGCCCCGATAGGTTTTGTTGGGACGCCTATTTGTCCCGTTATGTTAGAAAAGACATCTGATTTCCTTTTTAAAACttttacttcgcacagacacatacaggtcttatggtgacgatgggatgcggaaaggctaggagtgggaaggaagcggccgtggccttaattaaggtacaaccccggcatttgcctgctgtgaaagtatgataccacggaaaaccatggggTAAAGAcatcaaaatattaataaatagGTGGACAGTtatacaagtgttatttttatttattttttgctagttgctttacgtcgcaccgacacagataggtcttatggcggcgatgggacagggaagggccaggagtgggaaagaagcggccgtggccttaattaaagtacagcctcagcatttgcctggtgtgaaaatgggaaaccacggaaaaccatcttcagggctgccggcagtggggttcgagcctaacAAGTGTTATTTAACGAATGCTGTAATAATTCTGTcttgtggtcgtggtggtggtggtggtggtggtggtggtggtggtggtggtggtgattattgctttaagaggatctaaaactgggcaaccatcctctcgtaACACTATTCAGAAACTAAAATGGAAGAGGTTGATCCTTCGAAAACTggaggtatcggaaaaagaaaggtaaggccacgaagggcgtgaaagtgaagaCTCCCTGTATCTCGTGGTTTGACGAGAAGAAGACTTGAggaagccggactgagtggctcagacggttgaggcgctgtccttctgactccaacttggcaggttcgatcctgagtcaggcctgtggtatttgaaggtgctcaaatacgtcagactcatgttggtagatttactggcacattaaaaatcttctgtgggactaaattatggcaccttggcgtctccgaaaaccgtaaaagtagttggtaggacgtaaagccaatattattattattattttgctaggggctttacgtcgcaaggacacagataggtcttatggcgacgaattattattattattattattattattattattattattattattattagactcgaCGGAGGTTCCTCAGACGGGAAATGTGAAAGCGAGCAGTTtgtcacaagtgagtggaagcagcACCAGATTCAGACAGTGTCCTCGTGATTggcaatccacactcccaagttgagagttttGATAGTACCTCTTTTAGTTtgctcttacgataggcagaggacaCCGTGGATGTATTATGTCGCCTCTCTGCACACAAGTGGGAAATTGcttttatttttacgtcgcaccgacacagatcttatagcgacgataggacaggaaagagctcTAAGGAGGAAGTGACCATATGCTTAAgtaatttgcgtggtgtgaaaatgggaaaccacggaagcttCAGAAAATATGATCACATATATTTGCAACTGgatctgtggcctcatttagttccacacgtCTTACCTTTTTATTAAAAACTGATTATTATTCTTCCACAGATTTTCTCGCACCCTGGTCGCACTATGTCGCACACGGGAATTTGTGAATGCCCTCCCTAATGCCAGccgtatgtagagggatgtattcgctattgcgtgttcttGCGGTTGTTAGTAATATGGTACGTTTTTTGTATACAGCATCTCTATATACTGAGACAAACATTAGTTCCCTAATGAggcgcggctaaaatccccgaccctgccggaaatcgaaataTGAAGAGCTGTGTATTGAAACATACGCGAACAGCCAGTCACAGAATCAGAGGAATTAAGGTGACATGAAACACGACCCGGTCGGTAATCAAACGCGGGACCCTGTGAACAGAAAGTCACGATGCCACCATTCGATTAAGGAGTCGGACAAaactgagttattattattattattattattattattattattattattattattattattattattattattaatatccgaagccttggctgaatgattagcgaactcctgcgggactaaatttctgcaccttggcatctccgaaaaccgtaaaagaagttagtgagacGTATAACCAATCACATTATCAGAGCGtcttgggttagattcccggtcggatcgggggtTTTAATagcgtttaattaattcttctggctcggggactcggaatttgtgtttgtcccaacactctcctcttcatatgcacacaacgCAACACACCATACCACActacaaccaccacagagacacgcaatggtgatttagcgttggcgtcaggaagggcatccggccgtaaaacaggggtcAAAaccacagttcacacccacgaccccacaggtgtgggaaaaaccgtagatgatgatgatgatgattattattattattattattattattattattattattattattacataccttGCTGAAGGTCCTATGCGGGCGGCCCGAGTCGCAGATCCTGAATATCAGGAGGGTTGGTCCCACCACTAACATGGCCGCCCCTGTTACCACCATCAGAAGAGCTCCTGGTCGAACCCTGAAAGATGTCGTTTGTCTCTTTATAGGTTCCCCTGTTTCATTCACCTTTctgacagatacagaaataaagGGCGTCAACAAAATTGATGAAGAAACAGTAGAAGAAATATTAATCTCTCTGTCCAATCCACTATCACTGTGGCCATCTTCAAGGCCATTAGCGGTATAATTAGGGAATCCCTCTTGCTTACTCCTCATTGTCGGTAGATTATTCGCAGAACTTTCACTATTCTTTTTTAATTCATGTGCGCTGTCACTGAAACTAGGCGTTACCTCGGACACGTTAAGTGACACCTGTGGCGAACCACTGTTTGCTCTGGGTGGTGTCATGCTGATCACCACACCCCTGTAGAGCAAGGCGCTCCCAGTGATGCACCACACCGCTAGTTGCACCACCGCTATCAACGCACTAGAAGAAGAACTCGCGCACGCCATAGCGGCCACCAGTAAACTGAGCTTGTTGACAGCTGCTGTTAGTCACCTACTACGCCGCGCCACAAGGTTACGAAAGTTAAATGGTCCAAAGTAGCTGCCGGCAGACGACCTGGTACGAACTGGCCAGCGCGGCTTCAGGGAGGGGCAAAGGTCTTATTACGCTGCTTTCTGGCTGTTTAACGTCCCTCCAGTTGCTGTCGGTGCTGGAATTAAGTTCCATGAAGTTCTTTAACCTGCTGGAAACCAACAACAGGTGCTGGATTTAAATGGTTAAGAATCGGTCTTTCACTCTCTTGGATCGAAAACCTCTGTAGCAGTATGCAATAGAAGATTTGAGCTGTACAAGCCTAGGTGAGGTACATTCTACTGGGCTGCCTCAGTCATCTACTACATGCCCTACAAATCATTCACTTTCTCTCACCTCACGGTCTTCATCAGCAAGTCCTTGAACTAGTCGGGGCTTCCTCACCTCACACGGCACTTGGCCGGTATCAACCAAATGGGATTATTATATTTATACTACAGCCTGTTCCTGTTTATAAACTGGGGATCTTCTCTCGAGTATAATATTGCCCCTTAGTTTATTCCTTTCTTTTCTCTATGCTCTCTTTCTGTCCTTTTTTtcctccttctttccttccttcgttattgttttcttttttctattcGTTTTTCTGCTTTTTCATTCCTCCTTTCTCTCCCTATTTCTTGCTTTATTCCTTCCTGCCTCTCTTTGctccttccattttccttctttCCTGCCTTTCCTTATTGGTTTCCTTCTCTCCCtcctttcatctttctttctttctgtttttctcccTTTCTGTTTCGTTTTTATCTTTCCTCCAAGTAAGTAAATTcgtatcctcgtcccgaggtggcgcagctcttttcaaacacacccccaatagaggcgagctgc is drawn from Anabrus simplex isolate iqAnaSimp1 chromosome 1, ASM4041472v1, whole genome shotgun sequence and contains these coding sequences:
- the LOC136857082 gene encoding uncharacterized protein; the protein is MACASSSSSALIAVVQLAVWCITGSALLYRGVVISMTPPRANSGSPQVSLNVSEVTPSFSDSAHELKKNSESSANNLPTMRSKQEGFPNYTANGLEDGHSDSGLDREINISSTVSSSILLTPFISVSVRKVNETGEPIKRQTTSFRVRPGALLMVVTGAAMLVVGPTLLIFRICDSGRPHRTFSKLQMDEPVGDLTGDQPPSYEEATGGVPRYSAVFQEVDSEEERTRSTRVERETPC